The DNA window GACGTGAACCCGAACGGGAGACGCGACCTCATGAAGTGCCCCATCGACGGCGAGAACCTGGTCATGGCGGACCGCCAGGGCATCGAAATCGACTACTGCCCCAAGTGTCGCGGCGTGTGGCTCGACCGGGGCGAACTGGACAAGATCATCGAGCGGGCCTCGCCGCAGGCCGCCCCGCCCCCCTCCCCGCCCGCCGCGCCGGCCGGAACGCCGACCTTCGGTGGCGGCGGCTTCCCCCCGCCGGGAGGCGCTCCTCGCGGCTACGACGCGCCCCGCGGCTACGACGCGCCACGCTACCGTGACGACGACGATGACGACGACCGCCGCCGCCACGCGGGATACGACCCGCGCTACGGTGGGAGCCATCACCATCCCCCCCGCAAGAAGTCCATCCTCGGCGAGATCTTCGACTTCGACTGAAGCGCCCGACGCCCAGGCGGCGGCAAGGCTCTTCCCCCCGGCGTCGGCCGGCCGTAGCTTCGGGGCCGGCGCCGGCACGGCCGGCCATCGCGGAGATCACCATGTCGTTCTTCAAGAAGCTCTTCGGCCTCGGCGGCGGCGCGGAGGGTGGTCAGGCTCCCGCCAAGCCCGCCGGCCGGCAGGAGCACAACGGCTTCACCATCGAGGCGACGCCCTTCGTCGAGGGCGGCCAGCACCAGGTCTGCGGCGTCATCTCCAAGGAGGTCGACGGCGTCCGGCGCGAGCACCGCTTCATCCGCGCCGATCGCTTCGCCTCCAAGGACGACGCCGTGGACATGACCTTT is part of the Prosthecomicrobium sp. N25 genome and encodes:
- a CDS encoding TFIIB-type zinc ribbon-containing protein, whose translation is MKCPIDGENLVMADRQGIEIDYCPKCRGVWLDRGELDKIIERASPQAAPPPSPPAAPAGTPTFGGGGFPPPGGAPRGYDAPRGYDAPRYRDDDDDDDRRRHAGYDPRYGGSHHHPPRKKSILGEIFDFD
- a CDS encoding HlyU family transcriptional regulator, with the translated sequence MSFFKKLFGLGGGAEGGQAPAKPAGRQEHNGFTIEATPFVEGGQHQVCGVISKEVDGVRREHRFIRADRFASKDDAVDMTFRKARQVIDERGDRVFD